In Panthera leo isolate Ple1 chromosome E3, P.leo_Ple1_pat1.1, whole genome shotgun sequence, a genomic segment contains:
- the FUS gene encoding RNA-binding protein FUS isoform X2, whose amino-acid sequence MASNDYTQQATQSYGAYPTQPGQGYSQQSNQPYGQQSYSGYGQSDTSGYGQSSYGSSYGQTQNSYSTQSAPQGYGSTGGYGSSQSSQSSYGQQSSYPGYGQQPAPSSTSGSYGGSSQSSSYGQPQSGGYGQQSGYGGQQQGYGQQQSSYNPPQGYGQQNQYNSSTGGGGGGGGGGNYGQDQSSMSGGGGGYGGQDQSGGGGGYGGGQQDRGGRGRGGGGGYNRSSGGYEPRGRGGGRGGRGGMGGSDRGGFNKFGGPRDQGSRHDSEQDNSDNNTIFVQGLGENVTIESVADYFKQIGIIKTNKKTGQPMINLYTDRETGKLKGEATVSFDDPPSAKAAIDWFDGKEFSGNPIKVSFATRRADFNRGGGNGRGGRGRGGPMGRGGYGGGGSGGGGRGGFPSGGGGGGGQQRAGDWKCPNPICENMNFSWRNECNQCKAPKPDGPGGGPGGSHMGGNYGDDRRGGRGGYDRGGYRGRGGDRGGFRGGRGGGDRGGFGPGKMDSRGEHRQDRRERPY is encoded by the exons ATGGCCTCAAACG acTATACCCAACAAGCAACCCAAAG ctaTGGGGCGTACCCCACCCAGCCTGGGCAGGGCTATTCCCAGCAGAGCAATCAGCCCTATGGACAGCAGAGTTACAGTGGTTATGGCCAGTCAGACACTTCAGGCTATGGCCAGAGCAGCTATGGTTCTTCTTATGGACAGACCCAGAACA GCTATAGCACTCAGTCAGCTCCCCAAGGATATGGCTCAACTGGTGGCTATGGCAGTAGCCAGAGTTCTCAGTCATCTTATGGGCAACAGTCCTCTTATCCTGGCTATGGCCAGCAGCCAGCTCCTAGCAGCACCTCGGGAAG ttACGGTGGTAGTTCTCAGAGCAGCAGCTATGGGCAGCCCCAGAGTGGGGGCTATGGCCAGCAGTCTGGCTATGGTGGACAGCAGCAAGGCTATGGACAGCAGCAAAGCTCCTATAATCCCCCTCAAGGCTATGGACAGCAGAACCAGTACAACAGTAGcactggaggtggtggtggagggggtggtggaG GTAACTATGGCCAAGATCAGTCCTCCATGAGTGGAGGCGGCGGCGGTTATGGCGGTCAGGACCAGagtggtggtggcggtggctACGGGGGAGGCCAGCAGGACCGTGGGGGCCGCGGCCGGGGCGGTGGCGGTGGTTACAACCGCAGCAGTGGTGGCTATGAACCCAGAGGTCGTGGAGGTGGCCGTGGAGGCAGAGGCGGCATGGG CGGAAGTGACCGTGGTGGCTTCAATAAATTTGGTG GCCCTCGGGACCAAGGATCACGTCATGACTCTG AACAGGATAATTCAGACAACAACACCATCTTCGTGCAAGGCTTGGGCGAAAATGTTACAATTGAGTCTGTGGCTGATTACTTCAAGCAGATTGGTATTATTAAG acaaataagaaaacaggacAGCCCATGATTAATCTGTACACAGACAGAGAAACAGGCAAGCTGAAGGGAGAGGCAACGGTATCCTTTGATGACCCACCTTCTGCTAAAGCAGCTATTGACTGGTTTGATG GTAAAGAATTCTCCGGGAATCCCATTAAGGTATCATTTGCTACTCGGCGAGCAGACTTCAATCGGGGTGGTGGCAATGGTCGTGGAGGCCGAGGGCGAGGAG GACCCATGGGCCGTGGAGGCTATGgaggtggtggtagtggtggcgGTGGCCGGGGAGGATTCCCcagtggaggtggtggtggcggtggacAGCAGCGAGCTGGTGACTGGAAGTGTCCTAATCC tATATGTGAGAACATGAACTTCTCTTGGAGGAATGAATGCAACCAGTGTAAGGCCCCTAAACCAGATGGCCCAGGAGGAGGACCAGGAGGCTCTCATATGG GGGGTAACTATGGAGACGATCGTCGTGGTGGCAGAGGAGGCTATGATCGGGGCGGCTACCGAGGCCGAGGCGGGGACCGTGGGGGCTTCCGAGGGGGCcggggtggtggggacagaggtggCTTTGGCCCTGGCAAGATGGACTCCAG GGGTGAGCACAGACAGGATCGCAGGGAGAGGCCGTATTAG
- the FUS gene encoding RNA-binding protein FUS isoform X1 has product MASNDYTQQATQSYGAYPTQPGQGYSQQSNQPYGQQSYSGYGQSDTSGYGQSSYGSSYGQTQNTGYSTQSAPQGYGSTGGYGSSQSSQSSYGQQSSYPGYGQQPAPSSTSGSYGGSSQSSSYGQPQSGGYGQQSGYGGQQQGYGQQQSSYNPPQGYGQQNQYNSSTGGGGGGGGGGNYGQDQSSMSGGGGGYGGQDQSGGGGGYGGGQQDRGGRGRGGGGGYNRSSGGYEPRGRGGGRGGRGGMGGSDRGGFNKFGGPRDQGSRHDSEQDNSDNNTIFVQGLGENVTIESVADYFKQIGIIKTNKKTGQPMINLYTDRETGKLKGEATVSFDDPPSAKAAIDWFDGKEFSGNPIKVSFATRRADFNRGGGNGRGGRGRGGPMGRGGYGGGGSGGGGRGGFPSGGGGGGGQQRAGDWKCPNPICENMNFSWRNECNQCKAPKPDGPGGGPGGSHMGGNYGDDRRGGRGGYDRGGYRGRGGDRGGFRGGRGGGDRGGFGPGKMDSRGEHRQDRRERPY; this is encoded by the exons ATGGCCTCAAACG acTATACCCAACAAGCAACCCAAAG ctaTGGGGCGTACCCCACCCAGCCTGGGCAGGGCTATTCCCAGCAGAGCAATCAGCCCTATGGACAGCAGAGTTACAGTGGTTATGGCCAGTCAGACACTTCAGGCTATGGCCAGAGCAGCTATGGTTCTTCTTATGGACAGACCCAGAACA CAGGCTATAGCACTCAGTCAGCTCCCCAAGGATATGGCTCAACTGGTGGCTATGGCAGTAGCCAGAGTTCTCAGTCATCTTATGGGCAACAGTCCTCTTATCCTGGCTATGGCCAGCAGCCAGCTCCTAGCAGCACCTCGGGAAG ttACGGTGGTAGTTCTCAGAGCAGCAGCTATGGGCAGCCCCAGAGTGGGGGCTATGGCCAGCAGTCTGGCTATGGTGGACAGCAGCAAGGCTATGGACAGCAGCAAAGCTCCTATAATCCCCCTCAAGGCTATGGACAGCAGAACCAGTACAACAGTAGcactggaggtggtggtggagggggtggtggaG GTAACTATGGCCAAGATCAGTCCTCCATGAGTGGAGGCGGCGGCGGTTATGGCGGTCAGGACCAGagtggtggtggcggtggctACGGGGGAGGCCAGCAGGACCGTGGGGGCCGCGGCCGGGGCGGTGGCGGTGGTTACAACCGCAGCAGTGGTGGCTATGAACCCAGAGGTCGTGGAGGTGGCCGTGGAGGCAGAGGCGGCATGGG CGGAAGTGACCGTGGTGGCTTCAATAAATTTGGTG GCCCTCGGGACCAAGGATCACGTCATGACTCTG AACAGGATAATTCAGACAACAACACCATCTTCGTGCAAGGCTTGGGCGAAAATGTTACAATTGAGTCTGTGGCTGATTACTTCAAGCAGATTGGTATTATTAAG acaaataagaaaacaggacAGCCCATGATTAATCTGTACACAGACAGAGAAACAGGCAAGCTGAAGGGAGAGGCAACGGTATCCTTTGATGACCCACCTTCTGCTAAAGCAGCTATTGACTGGTTTGATG GTAAAGAATTCTCCGGGAATCCCATTAAGGTATCATTTGCTACTCGGCGAGCAGACTTCAATCGGGGTGGTGGCAATGGTCGTGGAGGCCGAGGGCGAGGAG GACCCATGGGCCGTGGAGGCTATGgaggtggtggtagtggtggcgGTGGCCGGGGAGGATTCCCcagtggaggtggtggtggcggtggacAGCAGCGAGCTGGTGACTGGAAGTGTCCTAATCC tATATGTGAGAACATGAACTTCTCTTGGAGGAATGAATGCAACCAGTGTAAGGCCCCTAAACCAGATGGCCCAGGAGGAGGACCAGGAGGCTCTCATATGG GGGGTAACTATGGAGACGATCGTCGTGGTGGCAGAGGAGGCTATGATCGGGGCGGCTACCGAGGCCGAGGCGGGGACCGTGGGGGCTTCCGAGGGGGCcggggtggtggggacagaggtggCTTTGGCCCTGGCAAGATGGACTCCAG GGGTGAGCACAGACAGGATCGCAGGGAGAGGCCGTATTAG
- the FUS gene encoding RNA-binding protein FUS isoform X3 — translation MASNDYTQQATQSYGAYPTQPGQGYSQQSNQPYGQQSYSGYGQSDTSGYGQSSYGSSYGQTQNTGYSTQSAPQGYGSTGGYGSSQSSQSSYGQQSSYPGYGQQPAPSSTSGSYGGSSQSSSYGQPQSGGYGQQSGYGGQQQGYGQQQSSYNPPQGYGQQNQYNSSTGGNYGQDQSSMSGGGGGYGGQDQSGGGGGYGGGQQDRGGRGRGGGGGYNRSSGGYEPRGRGGGRGGRGGMGGSDRGGFNKFGGPRDQGSRHDSEQDNSDNNTIFVQGLGENVTIESVADYFKQIGIIKTNKKTGQPMINLYTDRETGKLKGEATVSFDDPPSAKAAIDWFDGKEFSGNPIKVSFATRRADFNRGGGNGRGGRGRGGPMGRGGYGGGGSGGGGRGGFPSGGGGGGGQQRAGDWKCPNPICENMNFSWRNECNQCKAPKPDGPGGGPGGSHMGGNYGDDRRGGRGGYDRGGYRGRGGDRGGFRGGRGGGDRGGFGPGKMDSRGEHRQDRRERPY, via the exons ATGGCCTCAAACG acTATACCCAACAAGCAACCCAAAG ctaTGGGGCGTACCCCACCCAGCCTGGGCAGGGCTATTCCCAGCAGAGCAATCAGCCCTATGGACAGCAGAGTTACAGTGGTTATGGCCAGTCAGACACTTCAGGCTATGGCCAGAGCAGCTATGGTTCTTCTTATGGACAGACCCAGAACA CAGGCTATAGCACTCAGTCAGCTCCCCAAGGATATGGCTCAACTGGTGGCTATGGCAGTAGCCAGAGTTCTCAGTCATCTTATGGGCAACAGTCCTCTTATCCTGGCTATGGCCAGCAGCCAGCTCCTAGCAGCACCTCGGGAAG ttACGGTGGTAGTTCTCAGAGCAGCAGCTATGGGCAGCCCCAGAGTGGGGGCTATGGCCAGCAGTCTGGCTATGGTGGACAGCAGCAAGGCTATGGACAGCAGCAAAGCTCCTATAATCCCCCTCAAGGCTATGGACAGCAGAACCAGTACAACAGTAGcactggag GTAACTATGGCCAAGATCAGTCCTCCATGAGTGGAGGCGGCGGCGGTTATGGCGGTCAGGACCAGagtggtggtggcggtggctACGGGGGAGGCCAGCAGGACCGTGGGGGCCGCGGCCGGGGCGGTGGCGGTGGTTACAACCGCAGCAGTGGTGGCTATGAACCCAGAGGTCGTGGAGGTGGCCGTGGAGGCAGAGGCGGCATGGG CGGAAGTGACCGTGGTGGCTTCAATAAATTTGGTG GCCCTCGGGACCAAGGATCACGTCATGACTCTG AACAGGATAATTCAGACAACAACACCATCTTCGTGCAAGGCTTGGGCGAAAATGTTACAATTGAGTCTGTGGCTGATTACTTCAAGCAGATTGGTATTATTAAG acaaataagaaaacaggacAGCCCATGATTAATCTGTACACAGACAGAGAAACAGGCAAGCTGAAGGGAGAGGCAACGGTATCCTTTGATGACCCACCTTCTGCTAAAGCAGCTATTGACTGGTTTGATG GTAAAGAATTCTCCGGGAATCCCATTAAGGTATCATTTGCTACTCGGCGAGCAGACTTCAATCGGGGTGGTGGCAATGGTCGTGGAGGCCGAGGGCGAGGAG GACCCATGGGCCGTGGAGGCTATGgaggtggtggtagtggtggcgGTGGCCGGGGAGGATTCCCcagtggaggtggtggtggcggtggacAGCAGCGAGCTGGTGACTGGAAGTGTCCTAATCC tATATGTGAGAACATGAACTTCTCTTGGAGGAATGAATGCAACCAGTGTAAGGCCCCTAAACCAGATGGCCCAGGAGGAGGACCAGGAGGCTCTCATATGG GGGGTAACTATGGAGACGATCGTCGTGGTGGCAGAGGAGGCTATGATCGGGGCGGCTACCGAGGCCGAGGCGGGGACCGTGGGGGCTTCCGAGGGGGCcggggtggtggggacagaggtggCTTTGGCCCTGGCAAGATGGACTCCAG GGGTGAGCACAGACAGGATCGCAGGGAGAGGCCGTATTAG